The nucleotide sequence CGACACGAAAAACGGCTTCGTCACCGGCGACAAACAGTCCGCCACCCTGGTCATCAAGGAACAACACGGCCGGGTGTTTTCCGGCGAGGTCAGCTGGACCGGCAAGGTCACGGGCAAGGACACCATCTCCGGCGTCATCGACAAGAACGGTGAGGAATTCTACTTCGTCGGCCACAAGGACGCCCTGCGCCTGGGCAAGCTCGAAGGCCCCGACGCCATGGTCTTTTACTACCTCTCCTCCGGCGGCGACAACCCCCGGGCCGGCTACGTGGAATATAAGCGCAAGCAGAAGTAGAAAGAGGAGAAGGAGAGGCCTCCGGCGGCTGGGGGCCTGAGGCCCCCAGACCCCCCATCTGAAGAAGGGGGGCAAGGAGGCCAGCGGGCCTAGAGCCGCTGCAGTTCGGCGATGGCGTCGCGGGCGGCCCAGGCGGCCTGCGAACGTTCTTCCAGAAGTCTCGCCGCCGTCACAAGCGCCGCCCGGCGCAAGGCTTCGTCGCGCTTGCCGATCTGGCGCAACGCCCAACTCGCCGCCTTCCGGACCGGCTGACCGGACTGCCAAGGCCCGGAAGACGTTCAAGCAACCCGGCGGCGCGAACGGCGGCAGCGTCGGACATGTCGGACATGGCAGGACCTAGCCCAGGGCGGCGTAGCCGATGAGCACGGCCACGAGGCTTGCCGCCCGCAGGGCCTGGTTGTGGACGATGAGCCGGGCCGCGACCTTGGGTTTGAAGATGCCGGCATAGTAGGGAAACTGGTGGCGAAAGGCCCGCATGGGCGTGGACAGGATATTGCCGACCAAAAGGGCCAGCACCACTTGCCGGTGGTCGAGGTCGCCGGCCCCGAGCATGGCCCCGGCGGCGGCCAGTCCGGCCGAGGTCTCGGCCGCGATCTGAAACACCACGATACTGACCGCTTGGGGCGTCATCCAGGACAAAAAGCCCAGATGGGCGGCCAGGAAACGCTCCATGGCCGTAAAAGCCCCCCACACGGCCAGATAGTGAAACAGCACGTAAACCGGCACGGTAAAAAGCACCATGGAGCGCAGCCGGCGCTTGAAGCGTTTCCAGGCCTTGGACAGGGCTTTTTTCCAAGAAAAGGCGTCGTCGGTCAGATGGCAGACCACGCAGCCGTCGGGCAGCGGCGGCAGGACGAGCCGGCCGTAGACAAGAATGGCGGCCGAACGGGCCACGGCGGCGGCCAAGGTCAGGCCGACGTAGGTCGCGGCGGCGCGCGGGCCGATAAAGGGCACGGTAATAAAAAACATTTGCGGCAAATGCAGGAAATAGGTGGGCAGGCTGTTGAAGAGGTTGGCCAGGACCAGTTCGCGGTCGGTGAGCTTGCCCTGGCCATACGCTTCGGCCAGAAGCGAGTTGGCGGCCACGCCAGAGAAAAAAGCCATGGAGAAGCTTGCGCCGATGACGTCCTTGAGATGGCCGACGCGAATGATGGGCGCGGCC is from Solidesulfovibrio magneticus RS-1 and encodes:
- a CDS encoding membrane protein, which codes for MDIAHIWQALGWPLLRLLGSLALGLFVANLIEALNWTRFLARLAAPIIRVGHLKDVIGASFSMAFFSGVAANSLLAEAYGQGKLTDRELVLANLFNSLPTYFLHLPQMFFITVPFIGPRAAATYVGLTLAAAVARSAAILVYGRLVLPPLPDGCVVCHLTDDAFSWKKALSKAWKRFKRRLRSMVLFTVPVYVLFHYLAVWGAFTAMERFLAAHLGFLSWMTPQAVSIVVFQIAAETSAGLAAAGAMLGAGDLDHRQVVLALLVGNILSTPMRAFRHQFPYYAGIFKPKVAARLIVHNQALRAASLVAVLIGYAALG